The Notolabrus celidotus isolate fNotCel1 chromosome 16, fNotCel1.pri, whole genome shotgun sequence genomic sequence TATATAACTCCATATTTATTCCCCACCCGACCACCCTCCTCATCTTTTCCAATCCATGCAGAGATCTTGGGTGCACTGCTGTCAATCTTCACCATCTGGCTTGTAACTGGGGTGTTGGTGTATCTGGCTGTGGATCGCATCATCAACGATGACTACACCATTGAGGGCACGATCATGCTCATGACCTCTGGTTGTGGTGTGCTGGCTAATATTGtgtaagtaaacacacacacacagtatgtttTTTTACTTGGTTTATAAGCCCActgtgcattattttttttattatttttgctttGATAGAAGTCAAGCATGGAGGAGGGCAATACTTAGCCCACTTTTATGGAGCGTTTTTGGGTTATTTTGTTGTAACACCTTGTATCTCTGAGCTGATTAGTGTCATAATCGGGAAATTATTTGTTTCTGTTCTCAAAAGCATGGCCCTCACGCTTCACCAGTCTGGCCATGGCCACAGTCACGGGGGTCTCAGCTCACATGGGCATGGCCACAGCCATGGAGGTCACAGCCACAGCCCcaagaaaggacagaaacagATCACAGACCATGCCAACTCAAAAGATGACCATGGAGATCCAGAGCACAATGGAGTCGATCATAGTATGTTCTGAGTATAGAAGTCTTAATCTTTTTCAAAGGGTTTCGGACAGGGACAACAACACACTGAAAActtgtgtaatgctaaaaaacaCTTGCAATTTGCAACAGTTTAGTAACATCACTGGTTATAAAAAGGGAAGAAGGGAGTCTTTTAAAGGTAAGGATGGCCTTGATTTTGGTGttactgcattgaaaacagacatgactctgtagtggaaatcaccaCATGGGCTCAAAATTCTGAAAACCACTGTCTGTAAACACAGTTTGTGTTCGGATACCAAAAAAAATGATCCAGAAATGCAAGCAACTTCTCTGGGGAAgttgaaaactgtcctgtgagaATATATTATTCATAAAACAACCAAAGTTTTTCAGttccaacatttgatatgttgtcttgtCCCTATTTTCAATTAGATTTAGAGTTTAAATAATTTTCCATCCATTAGATTCTGTATTTCTTGACATTTTTACAGCTCCCAACTTTTtgggaattggggttgtagtATGTTTTGGTCTTAGGttaattcaaaataaacattttaatctcCCATGCACGCATGGTATTCTGCATGTAATGATTAATGAATGTTGCTAAATGTCATTCTTTCAGGAGGGAGGAATCAGCAGGCCAATGCCAGTGTGCGTGCAGCCTTTGTCCATGTGGTGGGAGATCTTCTACAGAGCATCAGTGTGCTTGTTAGTGCCATCATTATCTACTTCAAGGTGAGGAGTGATTAAGGTTTTAAGTGCTTAAGGTATgccaacacattttattttgttgccgTGTGTGTTCACAGAACTCTCAATGATTTTGGTGAGCAGAGGGTCGTCTCTGCTCATTCTCTCCTCTCAATCGCTCTAAAATATCAAACTTCTCTCACATAagaaaaatcacacattttgtTACCTGTGCGATAATACTTAACCTGagatatgtgtttttgtttatttcagccCGAATATAAGATGGCCGATCCCATCTGCACGTTCCtgttctccatctttgtcttaTGCACAACCTTCACCATCATGAGGGATATTCTTGTTGTCTTGATGGAAGGTAAGCTTCTCCGTCCCATCCCTTCTGAACCCTGTATTTTTCTCTAAGTCATAGATTTACAGttcacctcttcctcttttttaatgTTCAACTAAGGTACTCCTGCTGGTGTGAAGTACAGTGAGGTGCGGGATCGTCTGCTATCTGTGAAAGGGGTGACATCTGTCCACAACCTCCACATCTGGGCCCTCACCATGAACCAGGCTGTACTGTCTGGTCATGTGGCTATAGGTAAGGAGAAAGTAGTACCATGCAAAATGTGTTCTCTGCCTAAAACATGACCTGTCTGCTTGATttaatcatgtttaactgtTCCTAAAATTTGCTCTTTGGCTTATACTtgtagaattctgagataatatacaatatgaaatgatacaatatgatacaatatgatacggtataatcaagcggcaacctccggtctcaaacaatgagccaatgcggaagtgctataaactgcaatacatcgaaaatctgcttgaggctggctgcagaaacaccagaaaccacatagatatgaatgggaaaaagacgatctttgcagcattaataaacatgtttacagcctggttcaaaaaacgacttggccctatgaagctaatctctctaatggcacacactgtacggggggtgaattttttctaacacgacggttcagaagatattaagattaccagttttgcccaaataaggacatgactgacgtgactcccggtcgggaacatatagctattggctaggaggctcacactacatcacactctgcctggttgagttccgcatttccaatatggctgctgccgtcgattttcTTCataacagctctcaggaacagatacgtgacgtcacggatactacatccatattttatacagtctatgggtataatacgatacaatacaataagatacaatacaatacaaagcaatacaatatgatacaatacaataaggtataatacgataaaatacaatacgatacgatacaatacaatacaataagatacggtacaatacaatacaatacggtacaatacaatacaatacaatacaatacaatacaaagcaatacgatacaatacaacacgatatggtacaatacgatacaaaaccatacaatacaatacaataagatataatacgatacaatacgatacaatacaatacaatacaatacaaagcaatacaatacgatacaatacaatacagtacaatacaatacgatacgatatgataccatacaatacaataagatacaatacgatcagatacaatacaatacacagcaatacaatacaatacaatacaatacaatttaataCAATTCAATTCACTAcaatacagtacagtacagtacaatacaatacgatacgatacaatacaacacgatatgGTCCAATACGGTTCAATATGATATGATTTATTAGGATACAATACGCTCAATATGATACAATTCGATATGtatgatgcaatatgatacgatacaattcgatacaatatgatgctaTATACAAAATGATCCCATGAATATtatatgataggatacaatacaattGTTACTATACGATATAATACGATATATGTTACAACATGATGCAATAGGATACAGTATGatcgatgtgatacgatacaatacaataagatgcaATAGGATACGCtaaaaaatgatacaatatgttatgatacaatacaatacaatacaatatgatactatgTACAAAATTATACTATCAATATTATTcaatatgataggatacaatacaaaTGTTAACCTACGATACGgtacagtatgatacgatatgatgcaatatgatacaatatgatcgATGCAGTACGATGGAGTACAAAAAAACCCTTATTTGAACCCATACTGAAATATTCTCTTTTACAGCAGAATGAACATGTTCACAGCATGGTACAAAAAAGGAttttggtcttggtcttggtacctcatttctttattcattacaacTGTACCGGGTGTGACTTTTCTATAACTCATACATTCTGATtatattaaaggggacatatcacgcttttttcatcaatatatattggtctaagaggtccccaaaacatgtctttaaagtttatgctcaaaaaaacactttgaaatcagattttggcatgc encodes the following:
- the LOC117827587 gene encoding zinc transporter 2-like, with amino-acid sequence MFMNKGSEKIPLVTDLKNTYATVESVTYQEPSKTNGTWGIKHCHDNSHAQADREGEKKHARMRLYLVSVICLIFMVGEIVGGYFADSLAVMTDAAHLLVDFISFIISLISLWLSSRPATHSLSYGWHRAEILGALLSIFTIWLVTGVLVYLAVDRIINDDYTIEGTIMLMTSGCGVLANIVMALTLHQSGHGHSHGGLSSHGHGHSHGGHSHSPKKGQKQITDHANSKDDHGDPEHNGVDHRGRNQQANASVRAAFVHVVGDLLQSISVLVSAIIIYFKPEYKMADPICTFLFSIFVLCTTFTIMRDILVVLMEGTPAGVKYSEVRDRLLSVKGVTSVHNLHIWALTMNQAVLSGHVAIDESVDPQSVQREITQACFSSYNFHSVTIQTERQSDQKPGCKLCEDPKM